Proteins from a single region of Nerophis ophidion isolate RoL-2023_Sa linkage group LG10, RoL_Noph_v1.0, whole genome shotgun sequence:
- the LOC133560787 gene encoding transmembrane protein 151A: MRTEEERAAAEEPILDEGSGREQQRPVQQSLASSLCRESHWKCLLLTLLMYGCFATLTWCALCRVPVLSSSPVRVAAGDNATSAAYYNDVQRLESPCSSGYLYIPLAFLAMLYVVYLVECWHCFSKTAMLAHAEFQEVYERVQRLQQATPCIWWKAISYHYVRRTRQVTRYRNGDAYTTTQVYHERVNTHASSSEFDYARYGVKDVSKELFDLQLQSAVRLRFTKCFSFSSARAEAAYLTQRARFFGENEGLDDYMEAREGMHLKNVDFREHILAFPDPAHQPWFSRHRVFWLASAFLLSWPLRVVSEYRTAYVHYHVEKLFGEDEDVSGVGGPGGVGRGSGGEGGTENGIHPGGIGMGPNGSSYRAISRLNTVDMTELEWHIRCNQQMVPSYSEALLMELDSSSGTNPTASTPISGPPGTTPNLEGTRPPLALPVVFNSTYLLQSCPRCRRTTSSSSLPSRLRAPMGTTALLNATVAGLRAAGHSGGGIGGRLVLSRSGFSLGRLSGGRQNSLFHSRSMGGELGGSREDGAGSGGGGAGFLGLGSRQDNEETRGVLEGEGDEEEEGHEVMEEEERRREDVGRDRDEEAEQDGGGGGSRREGERERPPSYQDAFFFPVLIIHGDESCHAGDRL, translated from the exons CAACGGCCGGTCCAGCAGTCTCTAGCCTCGTCCCTGTGCCGGGAGTCCCACTGGAAGTGCCTACTCCTGACTCTCCTCATGTATGGCTGCTTCGCCACGCTCACCTGGTGCGCCCTGTGCCGCGTGCCCGTGCTAAGCTCTTCGCCCGTGCGCGTGGCCGCCGGCGACAACGCCACCTCGGCGGCCTACTACAATGACGTGCAGCGCTTGGAGAGTCCGTGCTCCAGCGGCTACCTCTACATTCCGCTGGCTTTCCTGGCCATGCTCTACGTGGTCTACCTGGTGGAGTGCTGGCACTGCTTCTCCAAGACAGCCATGTTGGCTCACGCCGAGTTCCAG GAAGTGTACGAGCGCGTGCAGAGGCTCCAACAGGCCACACCCTGTATTTGGTGGAAGGCCATCAGCTACCATTACGTGAGGAGGACCAGGCAGGTGACAAGATACCGCAATGGAGACGCATACACAACAACACAG GTCTACCACGAGCGTGTCAACACACACGCCTCCAGCTCAGAGTTTGACTATGCTCGCTACGGTGTAAAAGATGTGTCTAAGGAGCTGTTTGACCTCCAGCTGCAGTCTGCAGTTCGCCTCCGCTTCACCAAGTGCTTCAG CTTCTCCAGTGCACGTGCTGAAGCAGCCTACCTCACCCAA CGAGCTCGCTTCTTCGGTGAGAACGAGGGCCTGGACGACTACATGGAGGCCAGGGAGGGCATGCACCTGAAGAACGTGGATTTCCGCGAACACATCCTGGCGTTCCCGGATCCCGCTCACCAGCCGTGGTTTTCCAGGCACAGAGTCTTCTGGCTGGCCTCCGCTTTCCTTCTGTCATGGCCGCTGAGGGTGGTGTCTGAGTACCGTACGGCCTACGTGCACTACCACGTGGAAAAGCTGTTTGGCGAAGATGAGGATGTCAGCGGGGTAGGCGGGCCGGGAGGGGTTGGAAGAGGCAGCGGGGGCGAGGGTGGGACTGAAAACGGCATCCATCCGGGAGGAATCGGAATGGGTCCTAACGGGTCGAGCTATAGAGCCATCTCGCGACTCAACACAGTGGACATGACAGAGCTAGAGTGGCACATTCGCTGCAACCAACAAATGGTTCCCAGCTACTCTGAGGCTCTCCTCATGGAATTGGACAGTAGCAGTGGGACGAACCCCACTGCTTCCACGCCCATCTCCGGGCCCCCAGGCACCACCCCCAACCTGGAGGGGACCCGGCCTCCTTTGGCCCTGCCTGTGGTGTTCAACTCCACGTACCTCCTCCAGAGCTGCCCCCGATGCCGGCGAACCACATCTAGCTCCAGCCTGCCCTCTCGTCTGAGGGCACCCATGGGAACCACCGCCCTGCTTAATGCCACCGTGGCGGGCTTGAGGGCGGCTGGGCACAGCGGAGGGGGGATCGGAGGCAGGCTGGTTCTCAGTCGAAGCGGATTCTCATTGGGAAGGCTGAGCGGCGGGAGgcagaacagcctgttccattCACGCAGCATGGGGGGAGAGCTGGGAGGGAGTCGAGAAGATGGAGCAGGAAGTGGAGGAGGGGGAGCAGGATTCCTGGGCTTAGGCTCCAGGCAGGACAATGAGGAGACCAGAGGTGTGCTGGAGGGAGAGGGGGATGAAGAGGAAGAGGGGCACGAGgtgatggaggaggaggagaggaggCGGGAGGATGTGGGGAGAGACAGGGATGAAGAGGCGGAGCaggatggaggaggaggaggaagtagGAGGGAGGGCGAGAGGGAACGTCCACCATCTTACCAGGATGCCTTCTTCTTCCCTGTCCTCATAATACACGGAGATGAGAGTTGCCATGCTGGAGACCGCCTCTGA